In Deferribacter desulfuricans SSM1, the following are encoded in one genomic region:
- the murA gene encoding UDP-N-acetylglucosamine 1-carboxyvinyltransferase: MEKLVIEGGYRLSGEVEVSGSKNASLPIMAATILAEGDYFIDNVPNLRDVRTLSKLLNLLNIETEQKQNSLKIKNNGGNSFEAPYELVKTMRASILVLGPLLGRRGKAKVSLPGGCAIGERPVDQHIKALKAMGAKIEIEHGYIIAECERLKGTDIYFDLVTVTGTENIMMAAACAEGETTIYNAAIEPEVVDLGNFLRKMGVKIEGLGTKTVKIYGKETLSPTNYRVMNDRIEAATLICAAAITGGDVKILGVPKNCLTTVIEKFLEIGVEIEDIDNETVRILSKKKLKAADITTQVYPGFPTDLQAQFMALMTVAEGVSVVTENIFENRFMHVAELKRMGANIRLKDRSAIVTGVEKLSGAHVMASDLRASASLVLAGLIAEGETHIHRIYHLDRGYEKFDEKLNKLGAKIKRVENGD, translated from the coding sequence TTGGAAAAACTTGTAATAGAAGGTGGATATAGGTTAAGTGGCGAAGTAGAGGTTAGTGGATCAAAGAATGCATCTTTACCTATAATGGCTGCAACTATTTTAGCTGAAGGTGATTATTTTATCGATAATGTGCCTAATTTGAGAGATGTTAGAACTTTATCAAAGTTGCTCAATCTTTTAAACATTGAGACAGAACAAAAGCAAAATAGTCTTAAGATAAAAAATAATGGTGGTAATAGTTTTGAAGCTCCTTATGAGCTTGTAAAAACAATGAGGGCGAGTATTTTGGTTTTAGGTCCTCTTTTGGGTAGAAGGGGGAAAGCTAAAGTTTCTCTTCCTGGTGGATGTGCTATCGGAGAGAGGCCTGTTGATCAACATATAAAGGCGTTAAAAGCTATGGGTGCAAAAATTGAGATTGAGCATGGTTATATAATCGCAGAGTGTGAAAGGCTAAAAGGTACTGATATCTATTTTGATTTAGTTACGGTAACAGGTACTGAAAATATTATGATGGCTGCAGCATGTGCTGAGGGTGAAACAACTATTTATAATGCTGCAATTGAGCCTGAAGTAGTTGATTTAGGCAACTTTTTAAGAAAAATGGGTGTAAAGATTGAGGGGTTAGGTACTAAAACAGTTAAAATTTATGGGAAAGAGACTTTATCTCCAACTAATTATAGAGTAATGAACGATAGGATAGAAGCAGCGACATTGATATGTGCAGCTGCTATTACTGGGGGTGATGTTAAGATATTGGGAGTTCCAAAAAATTGTCTTACAACTGTTATTGAAAAGTTTTTGGAAATAGGTGTTGAAATCGAAGATATAGATAATGAAACTGTTAGGATTTTAAGCAAAAAGAAATTAAAAGCAGCAGATATTACTACTCAGGTTTATCCAGGATTCCCTACAGATTTGCAAGCACAGTTTATGGCTTTGATGACGGTGGCAGAAGGGGTTTCTGTTGTTACAGAAAATATTTTTGAAAATAGGTTTATGCATGTTGCCGAGTTAAAAAGAATGGGAGCAAATATCAGGCTAAAAGACCGCTCTGCTATCGTTACAGGTGTTGAAAAATTGAGTGGTGCTCATGTTATGGCATCGGATTTAAGAGCAAGTGCATCTTTGGTATTGGCTGGTCTGATTGCAGAAGGGGAAACACATATTCACAGAATATATCATCTCGATAGGGGTTATGAAAAGTTTGATGAAAAATTGAATAAATTGGGTGCAAAAATAAAGAGAGTTGAAAATGGTGACTGA
- a CDS encoding OmpH family outer membrane protein has protein sequence MKRKVGVLFLAIFFVLIGSAYAELKVAVVNMQKALDECDAGKAAVEEMKKLYSAKQKEISEKQNELKKMQEEINNQSALLSEDAKQAKLDEYQQKLKDLKRYVADSNEELKKKEQEFISKIATDLKAVVEKLGKELKYDIILEARESGVLYNSGKVDITSLVIERYNKEWHARKK, from the coding sequence ATGAAGAGGAAAGTAGGTGTTTTGTTTTTAGCAATATTTTTTGTATTGATTGGTTCGGCGTATGCTGAGCTTAAAGTGGCTGTTGTGAATATGCAAAAAGCTTTAGATGAGTGTGATGCAGGTAAAGCTGCAGTGGAAGAGATGAAGAAGCTTTACAGTGCAAAGCAAAAGGAAATTTCAGAAAAGCAAAACGAGTTAAAAAAGATGCAAGAGGAAATAAATAATCAAAGCGCTCTATTATCTGAGGATGCAAAACAGGCAAAACTTGATGAGTATCAGCAAAAACTTAAAGATTTGAAAAGATATGTGGCTGATTCTAATGAAGAATTAAAAAAGAAAGAGCAAGAGTTTATATCAAAGATTGCTACCGATTTAAAAGCAGTTGTGGAAAAATTAGGTAAAGAATTAAAATATGATATAATTTTAGAAGCAAGAGAATCTGGCGTGTTGTATAATTCAGGGAAGGTTGATATAACAAGTCTTGTAATTGAAAGATATAATAAAGAATGGCATGCTAGAA
- the prfA gene encoding peptide chain release factor 1 yields the protein MFHKLEEVLEKYNILTEKLSDPNIMSDNKTYQQIAKEHAELKPIVEKYQEYKKINEDIEEAKQILESGDKELKELAEMELEEGKEKLEKIENELKLLLVPKDPYDEKNIYLEIRAGTGGDEATLFAADLLRMYMRYAEKHRWKTEIVDYNDTGVGGYKEVVLLIKGKGAYSRLKFEGGGHRVQRIPVTESGGRIHTSACTVAVLPEADDVEVEIDPSDLRIDVFRASGAGGQHVNTTDSAVRITHIPTGIVVSCQDERSQIKNKEKAMKLLKAKILEMEIRKQQEAIASNRKLQVGSGDRSERIRTYNFPQNRVTDHRINLTLYNLDQVMEGELDEIIDALIAYDQAEKLKEIGL from the coding sequence CGTATCAACAGATAGCAAAAGAGCATGCTGAGTTGAAACCAATTGTTGAAAAATACCAAGAGTATAAAAAGATAAACGAGGATATAGAAGAGGCTAAACAGATATTGGAGTCTGGGGATAAAGAATTAAAAGAGTTGGCTGAGATGGAGCTTGAAGAGGGGAAAGAGAAATTAGAAAAAATAGAAAATGAATTGAAATTATTGCTTGTGCCTAAAGATCCATATGATGAGAAAAATATATATTTAGAGATAAGAGCAGGGACTGGTGGGGATGAAGCTACACTTTTTGCAGCGGACCTTTTGAGGATGTATATGAGATATGCAGAAAAGCACAGATGGAAAACTGAGATAGTGGATTATAACGATACAGGTGTTGGTGGATACAAAGAGGTTGTTTTGCTGATAAAAGGTAAAGGTGCCTATAGCAGGTTGAAATTTGAAGGTGGTGGGCACAGAGTTCAAAGAATCCCCGTAACTGAATCTGGTGGTAGAATACATACATCTGCTTGTACTGTCGCTGTTTTGCCAGAAGCAGATGATGTGGAAGTAGAAATAGATCCATCCGATCTTAGAATTGATGTTTTTAGAGCCAGTGGTGCTGGTGGTCAGCATGTAAATACTACAGATTCTGCTGTTAGAATAACACATATCCCAACAGGGATAGTTGTTTCATGTCAGGATGAAAGAAGTCAAATTAAAAACAAAGAAAAAGCTATGAAATTGCTTAAAGCAAAGATCCTTGAGATGGAAATAAGGAAACAGCAGGAAGCGATTGCATCAAATCGAAAATTACAGGTTGGCTCTGGAGATAGAAGTGAAAGAATAAGAACTTATAATTTTCCTCAAAATAGAGTCACGGATCATAGGATAAATTTAACTCTTTACAACCTTGATCAGGTTATGGAAGGGGAACTTGACGAAATTATAGATGCTTTGATAGCATATGATCAGGCAGAAAAGTTAAAAGAGATTGGATTGTAG
- the bamA gene encoding outer membrane protein assembly factor BamA — MVKRIFFIFLFFIFAISTFATVKIDEVKVKGNHRIPVETIFNYAVKSGEPFDLKKIDESVKKLYKTGLFLDVKVDLSIEDEKVVLTYIVKEKPFINKIYIEGNDEIKEDTLKEVLLIHEGDPFDKAKIEQSIAEIRKKYEDENFYNAKITYDIEERKDNSVDLIFTIDEGKEAKVVKINFYGNNVYKDKELKKIVETDEKGFWSWLTGSGKLKRDELALDRERIRAKYLNNGYMRVKVAEPEVKLNEDKTKITITFRIEEGKQYKVRKIRFKGNVHRSDKELRKRLSLKEGDIFSSEKFRKDIDSLTDAFTEIGYAFANIDPDTSINDEKQYVDIVYNVEENVLVHINEIIIGGNTKTRDRVIRREFDIHEGEIYNSKKIKASKRHIENTGYFEEVNLVEDPVDKDKIDLKLDVKEKPTGMFSLGAGYSTLDGFVGTIQLSQNNLFGLGYKLSLKSEFSSKRTDYTLSFTNPWLFDRPITFGFDLYNLKRSYYEYTKKSKGGALRLGHAIIKRKLYAYYRFAYDKIKIYNIDDTASDYIKDQEGETTTISFTPSLVWSTLDSPIDPSRGNRSKIFVKYAGGILGGDNDFVKLGLESSQYFPLFWKFVGMLHGEIGYLKSLDDDPLPVDERYRLGGMYSVRGFKYGDISPKDETGYDYGGDKYVLFNAEVTFPISESAKLKGVVFFDAGQVYDNGEDYFSYDLRKSAGFGFRWFSPIGPLRLEYGKKLDRKSGESPDRWDFSIGGMF; from the coding sequence ATGGTTAAAAGAATATTTTTTATTTTTCTGTTTTTTATTTTTGCAATTTCAACGTTTGCTACGGTGAAAATAGATGAAGTAAAAGTTAAAGGGAATCATAGAATACCTGTTGAAACCATTTTTAATTATGCAGTAAAGAGTGGTGAACCTTTTGATCTGAAAAAGATAGATGAAAGTGTTAAAAAGCTTTATAAGACAGGTCTTTTTCTAGATGTAAAAGTGGATTTATCAATTGAAGATGAAAAGGTTGTGCTGACATATATTGTGAAAGAGAAACCTTTTATTAATAAAATTTATATCGAAGGGAACGATGAAATAAAAGAGGATACATTAAAAGAGGTTTTGTTGATTCATGAAGGGGACCCTTTTGATAAAGCCAAAATAGAGCAGAGTATAGCGGAGATAAGAAAAAAATATGAAGATGAAAACTTTTACAATGCAAAAATTACTTATGACATTGAGGAGAGAAAAGATAACAGTGTTGATTTAATTTTTACCATCGATGAAGGAAAAGAAGCAAAAGTGGTTAAAATCAACTTCTATGGCAATAATGTGTATAAAGATAAAGAACTAAAAAAGATAGTAGAGACTGATGAAAAAGGGTTTTGGTCGTGGCTTACAGGTAGTGGAAAACTCAAAAGAGATGAATTGGCTTTAGATAGAGAGAGAATAAGAGCCAAATATTTGAATAATGGTTATATGAGAGTAAAAGTGGCTGAACCTGAAGTAAAACTAAATGAAGATAAGACAAAAATCACAATAACATTTAGGATAGAAGAAGGGAAACAGTATAAAGTTAGAAAGATTAGGTTTAAAGGGAATGTTCATAGAAGTGATAAAGAATTAAGAAAAAGGCTTTCGCTTAAAGAGGGTGATATTTTTTCAAGTGAAAAATTTAGAAAAGATATAGATTCTCTAACTGATGCGTTTACAGAAATAGGTTATGCTTTTGCTAATATCGATCCAGATACTTCTATAAATGATGAAAAACAATATGTTGATATAGTTTATAATGTTGAGGAAAATGTTTTAGTTCATATAAATGAGATAATTATAGGTGGTAATACTAAAACTAGAGATAGGGTTATTAGAAGAGAATTTGATATACATGAAGGTGAAATATATAATAGCAAAAAAATAAAAGCGTCAAAAAGACATATCGAGAATACAGGTTATTTTGAAGAAGTGAATTTAGTAGAGGATCCTGTTGATAAGGATAAAATAGATTTAAAGCTTGATGTTAAAGAGAAGCCTACAGGGATGTTTAGTTTAGGTGCAGGTTATTCAACTTTAGACGGTTTTGTAGGAACGATACAGTTATCCCAAAATAATCTCTTTGGGCTTGGTTATAAGTTGAGTTTGAAATCAGAATTTTCATCGAAAAGGACTGATTACACTTTAAGTTTTACAAATCCTTGGCTTTTTGATAGACCTATTACGTTTGGATTTGACCTGTATAATCTGAAGAGAAGTTATTATGAGTACACCAAGAAATCAAAAGGTGGTGCTTTAAGATTAGGACATGCTATAATTAAACGTAAACTTTATGCTTACTATAGGTTCGCTTATGATAAAATTAAGATTTATAACATAGATGATACAGCATCAGACTATATAAAAGACCAAGAAGGTGAAACAACTACAATAAGTTTCACCCCATCACTTGTTTGGAGTACACTTGATAGCCCTATTGACCCATCAAGAGGGAATAGATCAAAAATATTTGTAAAATATGCTGGTGGTATATTGGGAGGGGATAACGATTTTGTTAAACTCGGACTAGAATCTTCTCAATATTTTCCACTTTTCTGGAAATTTGTAGGGATGCTACATGGAGAAATTGGTTATTTAAAATCGTTGGATGATGATCCTCTACCAGTTGATGAGAGGTATCGTCTTGGGGGGATGTATAGTGTAAGAGGTTTTAAATACGGAGATATTTCGCCAAAAGATGAAACTGGTTATGATTATGGTGGAGATAAATATGTGCTATTTAATGCAGAAGTAACATTTCCTATTTCAGAATCGGCAAAACTGAAAGGTGTTGTCTTTTTTGATGCGGGACAAGTTTATGATAATGGGGAAGATTATTTTTCCTATGATTTAAGGAAATCCGCTGGTTTTGGTTTTAGATGGTTTAGTCCAATAGGACCACTAAGACTTGAATATGGTAAAAAATTGGATAGAAAATCCGGCGAATCACCTGATAGGTGGGATTTTTCTATAGGTGGAATGTTTTAA
- the prmC gene encoding peptide chain release factor N(5)-glutamine methyltransferase has product MSLLKGDYYSLRDIYNYLSSSFDHLSSSQIKELLSYLFGLNYSDLFLHMDDIFLIDDKVKEVFLKVKRKYPVNYITQNRNFYGLDFYINEDVLIPRYETEVLVEEAIKRVKKGVILDLCTGSGCIPISVMKNSGIDFGIGVDISFNALKVAKANKKRLLSDKKLKFVCFDVLEIDKIFKDKIEFDLITCNPPYVDINGEYEDSIMYEPSEALFADDNGLKFYKKLLYKLPKLCKKNGFIIFEIPCDKLDMIKNIFYGKDIELVKDLSGKERVLIWKNL; this is encoded by the coding sequence ATGTCCCTTCTAAAAGGGGATTATTACAGTTTAAGAGATATTTATAACTATTTATCTAGTAGTTTTGACCATTTGTCATCATCTCAAATAAAAGAATTACTATCTTATTTATTTGGTTTAAATTATAGCGATCTATTTTTACATATGGATGATATTTTTCTCATAGATGATAAAGTAAAAGAGGTTTTTTTAAAGGTAAAAAGAAAATATCCGGTAAATTACATTACACAAAATAGAAATTTTTATGGGCTGGATTTTTATATAAATGAGGATGTGCTTATCCCAAGATATGAAACGGAAGTTTTGGTAGAAGAAGCAATTAAAAGAGTAAAAAAAGGTGTTATACTTGATTTGTGTACGGGATCAGGTTGTATCCCTATTTCTGTTATGAAAAATAGTGGAATTGATTTTGGGATAGGGGTTGATATCTCTTTTAATGCACTAAAGGTAGCTAAAGCAAATAAAAAGAGACTTTTAAGTGATAAAAAGCTAAAGTTTGTATGTTTTGATGTACTAGAAATAGATAAAATTTTTAAAGATAAAATTGAATTTGATCTGATTACATGCAACCCTCCTTATGTTGATATAAATGGTGAGTATGAAGATTCGATTATGTATGAACCAAGTGAAGCGCTTTTTGCTGATGATAATGGACTAAAATTTTATAAAAAGTTATTGTATAAACTGCCTAAATTATGTAAAAAAAATGGATTTATCATTTTTGAGATACCATGCGATAAATTAGATATGATAAAAAATATATTTTATGGAAAAGATATAGAGCTTGTTAAGGATTTATCAGGAAAAGAGAGGGTATTGATTTGGAAAAACTTGTAA
- the hisG gene encoding ATP phosphoribosyltransferase codes for MVTEDYINIALPKGRMANDTVELLVNKGVATNCIDFDSRKLIFEDNINKIRFMIVRNMDVPTYVEKGACHLGVVGKDIIEELNSDVYEFLDLNIGYCRLCVAALNSWDGEFSHNLKIATKYPNITKKYFFEKGFFVEIIKLYGSIELAPVVGLSDLIVDLVSTGETLRKNGLKEVVTVMESTARLIANKNLTKIESFRIKKLIEAING; via the coding sequence ATGGTGACTGAAGATTATATTAACATCGCTTTGCCAAAGGGGCGTATGGCTAACGATACAGTTGAGTTATTGGTAAATAAAGGTGTTGCAACAAACTGTATAGATTTTGATTCAAGGAAGCTGATTTTTGAAGATAATATAAACAAAATTAGATTTATGATTGTAAGAAATATGGATGTTCCAACTTATGTGGAAAAAGGGGCTTGTCATTTAGGTGTTGTGGGGAAGGATATTATAGAAGAGTTAAATTCCGATGTATATGAATTTTTAGATTTAAATATTGGGTACTGTAGGCTTTGTGTTGCAGCATTGAATAGTTGGGATGGTGAATTTTCTCACAACTTGAAAATAGCTACAAAGTATCCCAATATTACTAAAAAGTATTTTTTTGAAAAAGGTTTTTTTGTAGAAATTATAAAACTTTATGGCTCAATAGAGTTGGCTCCAGTGGTCGGGCTTTCTGATTTAATTGTAGATTTAGTTTCAACTGGTGAAACACTAAGGAAGAATGGTTTAAAAGAAGTTGTCACAGTTATGGAATCTACTGCAAGGCTTATTGCAAATAAGAATTTAACAAAAATTGAATCATTTAGGATAAAAAAACTTATAGAGGCTATAAATGGTTAA